A stretch of DNA from Temnothorax longispinosus isolate EJ_2023e chromosome 2, Tlon_JGU_v1, whole genome shotgun sequence:
GGCCAATTCTGATTATAAGGCAGTCTCCTTCTCGCTGATAATCTTGATTCCGTGCTGCGTGAGAATCATCTTCACTTCCTCCTTGTCTCGAATGTTTTGTTTCTGAGCCGAGTCTTCAGCTTCATTTTCCTTTCCCAGATTTTCCGTCTGCGAATTCAGATTGTCGGTCGACTTGTTCAGGCGTTCAGACTTGTCCACATCATCGGTCGATCTCTGCAGAGATTTTGATCTTTTCGAGTCTCCTCTCGATATCCGTAGATTATCAGCAGACCCAAGCGTTGTTGTATTGTTCGCGACCTTGAGCACGTTATCACTCGCCTTCGAGGCCATCTTCGCCAGTTGGAGACTGTCCACCGAAGAGTATCGTCTCTTATCTCGCGCACTTCCGCCGGAATCCTCCTTTTTTCTAAACAAGGAGCCTTTGCGGTTGACCTTCCTGGCTCCGCTCGTCAAGATCGCGATTTCGTCCTTGGGTATGAAGTACAACTCCCGCGGCTGATCCTTGTTCATCGAAGAGCCGTGAATGAACAAGGACTGCGATTTCGGTTTTCCGGGATCCTTGACTCTCTCTTTATCGGAGATCCTGCTTCGATCGTCCGCCGATTCCGTACCGCTCTGAAAACCGCAGTTCTCAATCTCGAAGCTGTCGTCGTCGTATCGGTGCGGCTCTATCATCTTGTAGGTGTACCTATCCGCCGGTAACGCGGAATCCTGATCGAAACTGCCGTCCACCTCGCCGCAGATCTTGCAGAGCTCGCAGGGAATCTCCTGAATCTTGTCGTCAAGATCGTCGGCGGACTCCTGTAGGTTAAGCGATCCGCAAATGTCGCACTCGATggaatcgtcgtcgtcgtcggccaGCGAGCTGCAGGCCGATCTGAGCGTGTAGAATGTCTCCTGATTCGGGCTGCTCACTTCCTCCTCCGTCCGGAAGGTGATCTCGTTCATGTAACAGCAGATCGAGCAGAACTCGTCCGGAATGTCGAGCTGCGAGCCACTGCTGTTCGCCTTCGTCGGCGGTACGCCCAGAAACACCTCCTGGATGCGCTTGATCGACTCGTAGCTCTTCGACTTCTTCGAGAACGCGTCGTCCTTCTTCGGCTTCTGCGCGGACGTTTCTTCGGACACGATCATCGAGTCCAAGCTGCCCTGAAGAGGCACGTTGTAACGTCGCACCTTCCGCGTGTACACGTCCTTAATGTCGTTGAAGTCGCACTTCGTTTTGTTTTCGTCGTTTTTCGCCGTCTTTATAGCTTCCTGCGCCTTGTTGTCGTTCAGTTTCACAGCCTTCGGAGTTTGAGTCTTCTTCGGGCTCTTCATGGAAGACGTTTTCGAGGAATGCTGAGAGAGCTCTTCGGTGCGCGACGTCTCTCGATTATCGGCAAATCGATTTTGCTTCTTCATTTCGACGTGGCTCGCGGGATCTTTTTTGGGACTTTCCATTTTCGCTGAAGACTTCTTTGAAGAATCCAGAAAGATTTCCTCCAGTTGAGAGATAACGCGATCATTGACGGATCGATCGTAATCTTTCGCATCGTCGGTTTTGTAAACGATTTGGCTTTTCTTTTTGGGGCTTTTTGTAGACATTTTCGAAGACTTTTGAGATGACTTCCTGGATCGAGGCATCTCTCGATCACTAATAGATTTATCATGATCCTTTGGTTCGCTTTCGTCGGTTTGAAGCTCCTCGACTTTTCTGGAACTCCTCGTCTTCGCGGAGGATGATCTCGAAGGAGGACCTTGGAAGACTTTTTCCGCACGGGACACCTCTCGGTCCTTGACAATTTGACTTTTCTCCTCGATATCTTTCTCATCGCAAGTCTGGTCTTCCTTGACTCTTTCGGCGCTCTTCGGCTTCGTGGAAGAACTTTGGAGCGCTTCAGATTGAAGCACCTGTGGATCGTCGGTGAATCGATGTTGCTCTTTGACCTCGACGTCGCTTGACTGACCTTCCCTGATCTTCCTCGGACTTTTGCGGGAGTTCACGATCGATTTCAGATACTTGCCGTCTATCTCGAGACTCGAATCGCAAGATGCCGTCCGTTTTTCCGAGGAACATGTATCCAACTCTGATTCTTTCTCCGTTCCGCTCGTCTTGTCAGGCTCTTGCGACAtcctaaatatttcttctgtCCGTTCTCCGCCTTCGAGATTATTATCCTTATCGCCTACTTCTGCCACTGAAAGTGATTCTTCCACGACATACTTCAATTGATACGCTTCTTCGAAAGACTTTGCGCGATTATCATCGACTTCCTCAGTTGTGAAGGAATCTTTTCGACTCTTAGGAATCGTCGAATCGATCGATACTTGATCACTATATGATTGAGTGTCGCTCTTTCTGACGCTACTCTCGCGATCATTCACAGAATCAGCTATGCTATCTGTCACATCTTCTATTTGGCCGTCAGCGTATTTCGTTAAATTCAATCTGGCAGTATATACAGGcttcctcttttcttcttcatccTCGTCGGAACCATATTGGCTAAGATAGTCTTCCTTGTCTACGCTGAAATCGGAGAGGGCACATTCGTGGCGACCGTCCAATGACGTCATTGAGATGTTTAGCGACGAAGTTATCGCCCTGACTTCTAGATACTCAGGTCTATCCGATTCGAAATCGGCTGTCTCTTTTCTGGAGTCGACTTCGACATAACTCTTCGTATCTCCCTTTGCACTAGGTTCAGTTAGTTCTGTATCTTTACCTACCTTATCTAGCTGTgaaatttctttaaacttATTCTTATCCTCGTCAAGCTTCATTTTAAGCTCGTTCGTAAGTTTTTCTATCATTAATCTACGGTCGTCCTTTATGAGTATGCCATGACTGGAATGAACAGGCTGAACCTTAACAACATTGGTAAACTCGTCAACTATTTCTTTGTCGCTAACGTCAACTTTTCCTTCGGCACTTTTTACCCTGGGGCTCTTTTCCGACCCAATTCTGCTTAAACTAGACCGATCCGGACCTGCCTCATCGTCATTGATCGCTTCTACCGTAGACCTACGTGTTTCTTTCAGCGCGTTCTTATCATCTAAACCTAAATCTACATCGATTATTTTCTTCTGAGAAACGCTTTTTCTGTCGCGAGCTTCAACTTCATCATTCACAGCGTCTTCTCTTTTCGGCCAGCAACATTCTCCTAATCGAAGCTCGCCGGAACTCGACTCGCTAGGTTGAATCTTCATTAATTCGCGATCATTCGAATCTAAATCTACATCAGCAACTTCCATCTTAGATCTCAAATCTAAGGCCTCTTTCTGTCCAATCTCAGTTTTACCCTTTACCGCATTTTTCATTATCGACCTAAAACATtcttttgacaagagttcagCGGAACTCGGCTGACCAGGTTGAACTCTCGTGATTATCTCGTTCGTGCCTAAATCTACATCAACAATTTCCATATCCCCCGCGATAGCGTCTATTATCGATCTACGATCCTCACTCGACACCAATTCGCTAGGGCTCGAAGACACAGGTTGAATTTTTACTATTATCTCATGATCATCGTTCGAACCTAAGTCCACGTCAATGATTTCCGTCGCGGATCCGAAATCGGAGACCTCTCTCTGTCCAGTACTAGCTTTACGCGCGGCACTGTCTATCGATCTACGATCGTCTTCTGACGAAGGACCGGGCCGGGACCTCGCCAACGGCTCGTCAACCGCACCTACCTCGTCTACGATTCGCGCGACGCCGGTCGCGCTGGCGATGATCTGTTTCGCCTGACCGGGATACGCGGCTCTAGACACGTGCTTGACGTTGCCGTTGTCGGCGTTGCTGCTGATCACGCTAACGATATGCTCGCGAATCTCGTCGAGCCCACCACCGCCCGCGACGTTCTGCAGGTTTTTGCGTAGCACCACCGCGTCCGGCACGTCAATACACGCGGCGATCTCGACCGGGCTCGGCGTGCCCATGGTCACATCGCTGGGCGACGGCGTTAGGAATGCGCTTAGGTATCGGGGATCTATGTGCAGATAATTGTTCGCATTCGGCGACGGCAGTTCCAACTTACTTCGGTGTCCAATCGGCAGCGGCAGCGTGAAAAACATGACGTTTCTTTTATAGAACATCACACCATCTCCTCATTCGGTCACATTTTCGCACAACAGAATTTTAGTCGCGTGGGCTCGTCACCACGTTCTCTCATACGCAGTTAAGAATTATTAGATAACTGCATatgaaatttgcaaatttcatttttcGACTGTTTTTCTGCggcaataaaaacatatatgcaGCTAAAAAGTTCGATAGCGTTTTTTGAGACTTTCTGAATCCAGCGTTTTATATGCaacaatttaacaattaacTATACGTGAGCTTCAGAGTTTAATTCCGATTCCAGTTTCACTCATATATTTGTAACTTTGTTCTTTGCATCCTTCGGTAAATGGAATATGCGAGAATGGAATATATGAGAATAAATGGGGTTGCGGTCCCACGCGACTAGCAAAGAGAATAATGGTGACAAAGGTGTCCTCGCAATTCAACTCACTgactatattaattatttcaccATTGAAATCTGACTCTAGAATTAATCGAGCAATTTTATTCATTCTCGTCTTCattgttaacaataaaataatgaaattaaatattattttaataattataatcacaataattgtattatcatTGTTCTTGTcagtgaataaaattatttaaagtgttgatcttaaattaatttaattgtgatattatataaactctCGGCAAACACtaaattctttcttaaaaaaaaaaattattctaaattctaattgttatattataattaatattattattaatattgaaacaataaaaaactgattttaatcaaaacaatttatatataaagcttTACTTACTATATTtcactattaattataacaatattttttatattatttttaaaatttttcgtgTCTGCTGAGAGTTGGGTATATATTTCTGATGCTGCTTAAAACCTATAAAGAATAATCTTGTATGGAAAAATAGTGTTAAGAAAACAGTAAATGAAATACAACTGtctataacatttattaaacattaattaaaataaaaaattgatattaaatgcaCATTTATATGtccttaaattaattacagtaaacagaaaaaagacaattctttacaaaatatcatacatctaaaataatttaatagtgaAC
This window harbors:
- the Nmnat gene encoding uncharacterized protein Nmnat isoform X1 gives rise to the protein MLEITWRRSARDSFLNAVSRLRNFATCASSSSSLFSGSAASGRFDADGGGAVGRRCGNEFRARKMAPTRVILMSCGSYNPPTNMHLRMFEIARDHLHRMGTHVVVGGVISPVHDAYAKKELASATHRCALLRLALQNSDWIRLSTWETRQNCWTKTRMCLQHHQNLLNSMLSNSNDIKHHLQNEDTDWIPENVKNSSDNTPIQIKLLCGADLLESFGICGLWLEEDIDAIVGEHGLVVITREGSNPNKFIYDSDILSKHMNNICIVTEWIPNEVSSTRIRRALKRGESVRYLLQDSVIDYIYKHEIYDVRLPDTTIKLELPSPNANNYLHIDPRYLSAFLTPSPSDVTMGTPSPVEIAACIDVPDAVVLRKNLQNVAGGGGLDEIREHIVSVISSNADNGNVKHVSRAAYPGQAKQIIASATGVARIVDEVGAVDEPLARSRPGPSSEDDRRSIDSAARKASTGQREVSDFGSATEIIDVDLGSNDDHEIIVKIQPVSSSPSELVSSEDRRSIIDAIAGDMEIVDVDLGTNEIITRVQPGQPSSAELLSKECFRSIMKNAVKGKTEIGQKEALDLRSKMEVADVDLDSNDRELMKIQPSESSSGELRLGECCWPKREDAVNDEVEARDRKSVSQKKIIDVDLGLDDKNALKETRRSTVEAINDDEAGPDRSSLSRIGSEKSPRVKSAEGKVDVSDKEIVDEFTNVVKVQPVHSSHGILIKDDRRLMIEKLTNELKMKLDEDKNKFKEISQLDKVGKDTELTEPSAKGDTKSYVEVDSRKETADFESDRPEYLEVRAITSSLNISMTSLDGRHECALSDFSVDKEDYLSQYGSDEDEEEKRKPVYTARLNLTKYADGQIEDVTDSIADSVNDRESSVRKSDTQSYSDQVSIDSTIPKSRKDSFTTEEVDDNRAKSFEEAYQLKYVVEESLSVAEVGDKDNNLEGGERTEEIFRMSQEPDKTSGTEKESELDTCSSEKRTASCDSSLEIDGKYLKSIVNSRKSPRKIREGQSSDVEVKEQHRFTDDPQVLQSEALQSSSTKPKSAERVKEDQTCDEKDIEEKSQIVKDREVSRAEKVFQGPPSRSSSAKTRSSRKVEELQTDESEPKDHDKSISDREMPRSRKSSQKSSKMSTKSPKKKSQIVYKTDDAKDYDRSVNDRVISQLEEIFLDSSKKSSAKMESPKKDPASHVEMKKQNRFADNRETSRTEELSQHSSKTSSMKSPKKTQTPKAVKLNDNKAQEAIKTAKNDENKTKCDFNDIKDVYTRKVRRYNVPLQGSLDSMIVSEETSAQKPKKDDAFSKKSKSYESIKRIQEVFLGVPPTKANSSGSQLDIPDEFCSICCYMNEITFRTEEEVSSPNQETFYTLRSACSSLADDDDDSIECDICGSLNLQESADDLDDKIQEIPCELCKICGEVDGSFDQDSALPADRYTYKMIEPHRYDDDSFEIENCGFQSGTESADDRSRISDKERVKDPGKPKSQSLFIHGSSMNKDQPRELYFIPKDEIAILTSGARKVNRKGSLFRKKEDSGGSARDKRRYSSVDSLQLAKMASKASDNVLKVANNTTTLGSADNLRISRGDSKRSKSLQRSTDDVDKSERLNKSTDNLNSQTENLGKENEAEDSAQKQNIRDKEEVKMILTQHGIKIISEKETAL